One genomic segment of Sminthopsis crassicaudata isolate SCR6 chromosome 2, ASM4859323v1, whole genome shotgun sequence includes these proteins:
- the ZFPM1 gene encoding zinc finger protein ZFPM1 isoform X2 yields MEGGVGLTSFELESPAGLMADSALIPSLRLTCLPATHPRAFGAGRDVQDELELISQDGESKVRAKRNLPEGISWGPFSGNIQSEGSSPGHTDTSPPLTLLVGEEHRWLTKLPQASSEPDANAVIFRKDEAIWCKTTKPVPEGGLMTAVLMAEPRGIASNPVKTEPGDPEYPATLHSDIQLLPQQAGMAAILATAVVNKDIFPCKDCGIWYRSERNLQAHLMYYCASRQSSGSPLVEEKPKETYPNERVCPFPQCKKSCPSASSLEIHMRSHSGERPFVCLICLSAFTTKANCERHLKVHTDTLSGVCHSCGFVSTTRDILYSHLVTNHMICQPGSKGEIYSPSAGHLAAKPGPTGLVQAGAAPGLKCGLCGLLADSLAGLQQHLALHGPPPAPDSGQPAPGPESPAPADALAKKAPAEAENGEAQATPPESCSSSSSSSGEGAAPPLLKVKEESGEGPEPEVAKGQGRAEAGGSPGSEPESSSRASSPQSLASVKVKSELASPTPGSSPVPGEAGGGPSGGTIFLPQYMFGPETSAVPQASEILAKMSELVHSRLKQGHGGVAPALYPGTPAPKGATCFECEITFNNINNYYVHKRLYCSSRHVAEDSPPGARKPKVAAPPKGPLGTAVAPARALLSPQPPEGQGPPAPAEGEAEGEHPSPAAEAGAEEAGAVKEASPEADGPGRGSEDSQSPRSSLDDADEDPLKTVCEACNIRFSRHETYTVHKRYYCASRHDPPLRRPGGPHKVAFLPQPVRTRKRRKLYEIHAATGNAGLLSAAHPPPPPPLGELPASPQLGDALGPRPDVPPALLLPVGKAAAAPSPSSSPDADGPIDLSKKPRLQRAEGGPPAPPPPPPPPLLPLTDYHECTACCVSFHSLEAYLAHKKYYCPAAPLQQSALEQLHKIQGLAKPRLGAEGPRGAPGEELEGGVRVKVEKGAAPAAPGPAKTSGLPVAYAGGDALHRYPGPKALHLPGGKPPAPVVCPYCPLNGAIKGDLIEHFRHAHGLLVAKPVAGHILAEAPAPHTRTPAVAGCGAENSLPAPLSLPPVTASSASSSSSSSSSSASSSSSSPQPGPRLPRDSFNGHELKEPPAPANGSPLPTGSPRPGLPLSPAAAPALTLSPVPEALLQPPTPPMYTDKGVQTPGKVAPATVPNGNHRYCRLCNIKFSSLSTFIAHKKYYCSSHAAEHVK; encoded by the exons AGCCCGCCCCTGACCCTGCTGGTGGGAGAGGAGCACCGCTGGCTGACGAAGCTCCCCCAGGCCTCCAGCGAACCAGATGCCAACGCGGTGATCTTCAGGAAGG ACGAGGCCATTTGGTGCAAGACGACCAAGCCCGTGCCGGAGGGCGGACTGATGACCGCGGTCCTCATGGCGGAGCCCAGGGGCATCGCCAGCAACCCGGTGAAGACGGAGCCCGGGGACCCCGAATACCCGGCCACCCTGCACTCGGACATCCAGCTCCTGCCCCAGCAGGCAGGGATGGCAGCTATCCTGGCCACCGCCGTCGTCAACA AGGACATCTTCCCCTGCAAAGACTGCGGCATCTGGTACCGGAGCGAGCGGAACCTGCAGGCTCACCTCATGTACTACTGCGCCAGCCGCCAGAGTTCGGGGTCCCCCCTGGTGGAGGAGAAGCCCAAGGAGACGTACCCCAACGAGCGGGTCTGCCCCTTCCCGCAGTGTAAGAAGAGCTGCCCCAGCGCCAGCTCCCTGGAGATCCACATGCGGAGCCACAGCG GGGAAAGACCCTTCGTCTGCCTGATCTGCCTGTCGGCCTTCACCACCAAAGCCAACTGCGAGCGGCACCTGAAGGTTCACACAGACACCCTGAGCG GGGTCTGCCATAGTTGTGGCTTCGTCTCCACCACGAGGGACATCCTCTACAGCCACCTGGTCACCAACCACATGATCTGCCAGCCGGGCTCCAAAGGGGAAATCTACTCCCCGAGCGCGGGACACCTGGCCGCCAAGCCGGGCCCCACAG GTTTGGTTCAGGCGGGCGCCGCCCCCGGCCTCAAGTGCGGCCTCTGCGGCCTCCTCGCCGACAGCCTCGCCGGCCTCCAGCAGCACCTGGCCCTGCACGGCCCCCCGCCCGCTCCGGACTCCGGCCAGCCGGCCCCGGGCCCCGAGTCACCCGCCCCCGCAGACGCTTTGGCCAAGAAGGCCCCGGCTGAGGCTGAAAACGGGGAGGCGCAGGCTACCCCCCCAGAGAgctgctcctcctcttcctcgtCGTCCGGCGAGGGGGCGGCGCCTCCGCTCCTGAAGGTCAAGGAGGAAAGCGGGGAGGGCCCGGAGCCCGAGGTGGCCAAGGGCCAGGGCCGGGCCGAGGCGGGCGGCAGCCCCGGGTCGGAGCCCGAGTCCTCCTCGCGGGCGTCCTCCCCCCAGAGCCTGGCGTCCGTGAAGGTCAAGTCGGAGCTGGCCAGCCCCACGCCGGGCTCCAGCCCGGTGCCGGGCGAGGCGGGCGGCGGCCCCTCCGGAGGCACCATCTTCCTGCCCCAGTACATGTTCGGCCCCGAGACCTCCGCCGTCCCCCAGGCCTCTGAGATCCTGGCCAAGATGTCCGAGCTGGTGCACAGCCGGCTCAAGCAGGGCCACGGAGGCGTGGCCCCCGCCCTGTACCCGGGGACCCCCGCGCCCAAGGGGGCCACCTGCTTCGAGTGTGAGATCACCTTCAACAACATCAACAACTACTACGTCCACAAGCGTCTCTACTGCTCCAGCCGCCACGTGGCGGAGGACAGCCCCCCCGGGGCGCGCAAGCCCAAAGTGGCCGCCCCTCCCAAGGGCCCCCTGGGCACCGCGGTCGCCCCCGCCAGGGCCCTGCTGTCCCCCCAGCCCCCCGAGGGCCAGGGCCCCCCCGCGCCCGCCGAGGGCGAAGCGGAGGGCGAGCACCCGTCCCCGGCGGCGGAGGCCGGGGCCGAGGAGGCGGGCGCGGTCAAGGAGGCCTCCCCGGAGGCGGACGGGCCGGGCCGGGGCAGCGAGGACAGCCAGAGCCCGAGGAGCTCGCTGGACGACGCCGACGAGGACCCCCTGAAGACCGTGTGCGAGGCCTGCAACATCCGCTTCAGCCGCCACGAGACCTACACGGTACACAAGCGCTACTACTGCGCCTCCCGCCACGACCCCCCGCTGCGGCGGCCCGGGGGCCCCCACAAGGTGGCCTTCCTGCCCCAGCCTGTGCGCACCCGCAAGCGGCGCAAGCTCTACGAGATCCACGCGGCCACCGGCAACGCCGGCCTGCTGTCGGCCGCTcacccgccgccgccgccgcccctgGGGGAGCTCCCCGCCTCCCCCCAGCTGGGGGACGCCCTGGGCCCCCGGCCCGACGTGCCGCCCGCCCTCCTGCTGCCCGTGGGCAAGGCCGCCGCCGCGCCCTCCCCCAGCTCCAGCCCGGACGCCGACGGCCCCATCGACCTGAGCAAGAAGCCGCGGCTGCAGCGAGCTGAGGGGGGGCCCCcggccccgccgccgccgccgcctcccccCCTGCTCCCCCTGACCGACTACCACGAGTGCACGGCCTGCTGCGTCAGCTTCCACAGCCTGGAGGCCTACCTGGCCCACAAGAAGTACTACTGCCCGGCTGCTCCCCTGCAGCAGAGTGCCTTGGAGCAGCTGCACAAGATTCAGGGCCTGGCCAAGCCCCGCCTGGGCGCCGAGGGGCCCCGGGGGGCGCCCGGGGAGGAGCTGGAGGGGGGCGTGCGGGTCAAGGTGGAGAAGGGGGCGGCGCCGGCCGCCCCGGGACCGGCCAAGACCTCGGGCCTGCCCGTGGCCTACGCCGGCGGGGACGCCCTGCACCGTTACCCGGGCCCCAAAGCCCTCCACCTGCCCGGGGGGAAGCCTCCCGCCCCGGTGGTGTGTCCCTACTGCCCCCTCAACGGGGCCATCAAAGGCGACCTGATCGAGCACTTCCGCCATGCCCACGGCCTCCTGGTGGCCAAGCCGGTGGCAGGACACATTCTGGCCGAGGCCCCTGCCCCCCACACCCGGACGCCGGCCGTGGCCGGCTGCGGGGCCGAGAACAGCCTCCCGGCTCCCCTCTCGCTGCCCCCCGTGACAGCCTCCTCcgcctcttcctcctcttcctcctcttcctcctcagcctcctcttcctcctcttccccacagCCAGGCCCCAGGCTTCCTCGGGACAGCTTCAACGGCCATGAGCTCAAGGAGCCCCCGGCCCCAGCCAACGGCAGCCCCCTGCCCACCGGCTCTCCCCGGCCCGGCCTGCCCCTGTCCCCGGCCGCCGCCCCGGCCCTCACCCTCTCGCCAGTGCCTGAAGCTCTGCTCCAGCCTCCCACCCCCCCCATGTACACAGACAAGGGGGTCCAGACCCCCGGCAAAGTTGCCCCCGCCACCGTCCCCAACGGCAACCACAGATACTGTCGTCTGTGCAACATCAAGTTCAGCAGCCTGTCCACGTTTATCGCACACAAGAAGTATTATTGTTCCTCCCACGCCGCAGAGCATGTAAAATAA
- the ZFPM1 gene encoding zinc finger protein ZFPM1 isoform X3 encodes MSRRKQSNPRQIKQGDVQESPEGPKEPEEPEPDRGPGEASPWNGPDELELISQDGESKVRAKRNLPEGISWGPFSGNIQSEGSSPGHTDTSPPLTLLVGEEHRWLTKLPQASSEPDANAVIFRKDEAIWCKTTKPVPEGGLMTAVLMAEPRGIASNPVKTEPGDPEYPATLHSDIQLLPQQAGMAAILATAVVNKDIFPCKDCGIWYRSERNLQAHLMYYCASRQSSGSPLVEEKPKETYPNERVCPFPQCKKSCPSASSLEIHMRSHSGERPFVCLICLSAFTTKANCERHLKVHTDTLSGVCHSCGFVSTTRDILYSHLVTNHMICQPGSKGEIYSPSAGHLAAKPGPTGLVQAGAAPGLKCGLCGLLADSLAGLQQHLALHGPPPAPDSGQPAPGPESPAPADALAKKAPAEAENGEAQATPPESCSSSSSSSGEGAAPPLLKVKEESGEGPEPEVAKGQGRAEAGGSPGSEPESSSRASSPQSLASVKVKSELASPTPGSSPVPGEAGGGPSGGTIFLPQYMFGPETSAVPQASEILAKMSELVHSRLKQGHGGVAPALYPGTPAPKGATCFECEITFNNINNYYVHKRLYCSSRHVAEDSPPGARKPKVAAPPKGPLGTAVAPARALLSPQPPEGQGPPAPAEGEAEGEHPSPAAEAGAEEAGAVKEASPEADGPGRGSEDSQSPRSSLDDADEDPLKTVCEACNIRFSRHETYTVHKRYYCASRHDPPLRRPGGPHKVAFLPQPVRTRKRRKLYEIHAATGNAGLLSAAHPPPPPPLGELPASPQLGDALGPRPDVPPALLLPVGKAAAAPSPSSSPDADGPIDLSKKPRLQRAEGGPPAPPPPPPPPLLPLTDYHECTACCVSFHSLEAYLAHKKYYCPAAPLQQSALEQLHKIQGLAKPRLGAEGPRGAPGEELEGGVRVKVEKGAAPAAPGPAKTSGLPVAYAGGDALHRYPGPKALHLPGGKPPAPVVCPYCPLNGAIKGDLIEHFRHAHGLLVAKPVAGHILAEAPAPHTRTPAVAGCGAENSLPAPLSLPPVTASSASSSSSSSSSSASSSSSSPQPGPRLPRDSFNGHELKEPPAPANGSPLPTGSPRPGLPLSPAAAPALTLSPVPEALLQPPTPPMYTDKGVQTPGKVAPATVPNGNHRYCRLCNIKFSSLSTFIAHKKYYCSSHAAEHVK; translated from the exons AGCCCGCCCCTGACCCTGCTGGTGGGAGAGGAGCACCGCTGGCTGACGAAGCTCCCCCAGGCCTCCAGCGAACCAGATGCCAACGCGGTGATCTTCAGGAAGG ACGAGGCCATTTGGTGCAAGACGACCAAGCCCGTGCCGGAGGGCGGACTGATGACCGCGGTCCTCATGGCGGAGCCCAGGGGCATCGCCAGCAACCCGGTGAAGACGGAGCCCGGGGACCCCGAATACCCGGCCACCCTGCACTCGGACATCCAGCTCCTGCCCCAGCAGGCAGGGATGGCAGCTATCCTGGCCACCGCCGTCGTCAACA AGGACATCTTCCCCTGCAAAGACTGCGGCATCTGGTACCGGAGCGAGCGGAACCTGCAGGCTCACCTCATGTACTACTGCGCCAGCCGCCAGAGTTCGGGGTCCCCCCTGGTGGAGGAGAAGCCCAAGGAGACGTACCCCAACGAGCGGGTCTGCCCCTTCCCGCAGTGTAAGAAGAGCTGCCCCAGCGCCAGCTCCCTGGAGATCCACATGCGGAGCCACAGCG GGGAAAGACCCTTCGTCTGCCTGATCTGCCTGTCGGCCTTCACCACCAAAGCCAACTGCGAGCGGCACCTGAAGGTTCACACAGACACCCTGAGCG GGGTCTGCCATAGTTGTGGCTTCGTCTCCACCACGAGGGACATCCTCTACAGCCACCTGGTCACCAACCACATGATCTGCCAGCCGGGCTCCAAAGGGGAAATCTACTCCCCGAGCGCGGGACACCTGGCCGCCAAGCCGGGCCCCACAG GTTTGGTTCAGGCGGGCGCCGCCCCCGGCCTCAAGTGCGGCCTCTGCGGCCTCCTCGCCGACAGCCTCGCCGGCCTCCAGCAGCACCTGGCCCTGCACGGCCCCCCGCCCGCTCCGGACTCCGGCCAGCCGGCCCCGGGCCCCGAGTCACCCGCCCCCGCAGACGCTTTGGCCAAGAAGGCCCCGGCTGAGGCTGAAAACGGGGAGGCGCAGGCTACCCCCCCAGAGAgctgctcctcctcttcctcgtCGTCCGGCGAGGGGGCGGCGCCTCCGCTCCTGAAGGTCAAGGAGGAAAGCGGGGAGGGCCCGGAGCCCGAGGTGGCCAAGGGCCAGGGCCGGGCCGAGGCGGGCGGCAGCCCCGGGTCGGAGCCCGAGTCCTCCTCGCGGGCGTCCTCCCCCCAGAGCCTGGCGTCCGTGAAGGTCAAGTCGGAGCTGGCCAGCCCCACGCCGGGCTCCAGCCCGGTGCCGGGCGAGGCGGGCGGCGGCCCCTCCGGAGGCACCATCTTCCTGCCCCAGTACATGTTCGGCCCCGAGACCTCCGCCGTCCCCCAGGCCTCTGAGATCCTGGCCAAGATGTCCGAGCTGGTGCACAGCCGGCTCAAGCAGGGCCACGGAGGCGTGGCCCCCGCCCTGTACCCGGGGACCCCCGCGCCCAAGGGGGCCACCTGCTTCGAGTGTGAGATCACCTTCAACAACATCAACAACTACTACGTCCACAAGCGTCTCTACTGCTCCAGCCGCCACGTGGCGGAGGACAGCCCCCCCGGGGCGCGCAAGCCCAAAGTGGCCGCCCCTCCCAAGGGCCCCCTGGGCACCGCGGTCGCCCCCGCCAGGGCCCTGCTGTCCCCCCAGCCCCCCGAGGGCCAGGGCCCCCCCGCGCCCGCCGAGGGCGAAGCGGAGGGCGAGCACCCGTCCCCGGCGGCGGAGGCCGGGGCCGAGGAGGCGGGCGCGGTCAAGGAGGCCTCCCCGGAGGCGGACGGGCCGGGCCGGGGCAGCGAGGACAGCCAGAGCCCGAGGAGCTCGCTGGACGACGCCGACGAGGACCCCCTGAAGACCGTGTGCGAGGCCTGCAACATCCGCTTCAGCCGCCACGAGACCTACACGGTACACAAGCGCTACTACTGCGCCTCCCGCCACGACCCCCCGCTGCGGCGGCCCGGGGGCCCCCACAAGGTGGCCTTCCTGCCCCAGCCTGTGCGCACCCGCAAGCGGCGCAAGCTCTACGAGATCCACGCGGCCACCGGCAACGCCGGCCTGCTGTCGGCCGCTcacccgccgccgccgccgcccctgGGGGAGCTCCCCGCCTCCCCCCAGCTGGGGGACGCCCTGGGCCCCCGGCCCGACGTGCCGCCCGCCCTCCTGCTGCCCGTGGGCAAGGCCGCCGCCGCGCCCTCCCCCAGCTCCAGCCCGGACGCCGACGGCCCCATCGACCTGAGCAAGAAGCCGCGGCTGCAGCGAGCTGAGGGGGGGCCCCcggccccgccgccgccgccgcctcccccCCTGCTCCCCCTGACCGACTACCACGAGTGCACGGCCTGCTGCGTCAGCTTCCACAGCCTGGAGGCCTACCTGGCCCACAAGAAGTACTACTGCCCGGCTGCTCCCCTGCAGCAGAGTGCCTTGGAGCAGCTGCACAAGATTCAGGGCCTGGCCAAGCCCCGCCTGGGCGCCGAGGGGCCCCGGGGGGCGCCCGGGGAGGAGCTGGAGGGGGGCGTGCGGGTCAAGGTGGAGAAGGGGGCGGCGCCGGCCGCCCCGGGACCGGCCAAGACCTCGGGCCTGCCCGTGGCCTACGCCGGCGGGGACGCCCTGCACCGTTACCCGGGCCCCAAAGCCCTCCACCTGCCCGGGGGGAAGCCTCCCGCCCCGGTGGTGTGTCCCTACTGCCCCCTCAACGGGGCCATCAAAGGCGACCTGATCGAGCACTTCCGCCATGCCCACGGCCTCCTGGTGGCCAAGCCGGTGGCAGGACACATTCTGGCCGAGGCCCCTGCCCCCCACACCCGGACGCCGGCCGTGGCCGGCTGCGGGGCCGAGAACAGCCTCCCGGCTCCCCTCTCGCTGCCCCCCGTGACAGCCTCCTCcgcctcttcctcctcttcctcctcttcctcctcagcctcctcttcctcctcttccccacagCCAGGCCCCAGGCTTCCTCGGGACAGCTTCAACGGCCATGAGCTCAAGGAGCCCCCGGCCCCAGCCAACGGCAGCCCCCTGCCCACCGGCTCTCCCCGGCCCGGCCTGCCCCTGTCCCCGGCCGCCGCCCCGGCCCTCACCCTCTCGCCAGTGCCTGAAGCTCTGCTCCAGCCTCCCACCCCCCCCATGTACACAGACAAGGGGGTCCAGACCCCCGGCAAAGTTGCCCCCGCCACCGTCCCCAACGGCAACCACAGATACTGTCGTCTGTGCAACATCAAGTTCAGCAGCCTGTCCACGTTTATCGCACACAAGAAGTATTATTGTTCCTCCCACGCCGCAGAGCATGTAAAATAA